Proteins encoded within one genomic window of Haematospirillum jordaniae:
- the motA gene encoding flagellar motor stator protein MotA produces the protein MLVIIGTVIVIACVIGGYAMGGGHLDVLWQPLEFLIIFGAAGGSMVIGSPTSVLKGIGHAMGPMMKGPRHHKDSYLEVLSMLYSVFRLAKTKGDLALESHVERPEESPLFQKFPNFSADHHTLVFLCDYLRLLTLGTNNAHEVETIITEEIEAHHHEHHLVVKAVGDMADGMPALGIVAAVLGVIHTMGSITEPPEVLGHLIGAALVGTFSGVLLSYGFFAPFSRAIDAAYTSETEYLNCIKAGLLAHMQGYAPQVSIEFARKIVPPHVRPTFQELEETVTNLSHD, from the coding sequence ATGCTCGTAATCATAGGCACGGTTATCGTTATTGCCTGCGTCATCGGTGGTTATGCCATGGGTGGTGGCCACTTGGACGTTCTTTGGCAACCACTGGAGTTCCTGATTATTTTCGGGGCGGCCGGTGGCAGCATGGTAATCGGGAGCCCGACAAGCGTGCTGAAAGGAATCGGGCACGCCATGGGTCCCATGATGAAGGGGCCACGCCACCATAAAGACAGCTATCTTGAAGTGCTGAGTATGCTTTACTCAGTCTTTCGTCTTGCCAAGACCAAAGGCGATCTGGCACTCGAAAGCCACGTGGAACGGCCTGAAGAAAGCCCGCTGTTCCAGAAGTTTCCCAATTTCTCTGCCGATCACCACACACTGGTATTTCTATGTGATTATCTACGTCTCCTGACACTCGGCACGAACAATGCCCACGAGGTAGAGACCATCATCACAGAGGAAATAGAGGCCCACCACCACGAGCATCACCTGGTCGTGAAGGCCGTGGGCGACATGGCTGATGGTATGCCTGCATTAGGGATCGTCGCCGCCGTGCTTGGCGTTATCCACACCATGGGGTCGATTACGGAACCGCCAGAAGTTCTTGGGCACCTGATTGGCGCTGCCTTGGTCGGAACGTTCTCTGGGGTTCTCCTGTCCTATGGCTTTTTTGCTCCATTCTCGCGGGCCATTGATGCTGCATACACATCAGAAACAGAATATCTGAACTGCATTAAGGCTGGCCTTCTCGCACATATGCAGGGCTATGCCCCACAAGTTTCCATCGAATTTGCCCGGAAAATTGTCCCCCCTCATGTACGTCCAACGTTCCAGGAACTGGAAGAAACGGTCACCAACCTTTCGCACGACTGA
- a CDS encoding flavin reductase family protein yields the protein MLLDDHSFRKTLGCFPTGVTVMTTLGKDGAATGVTISAFSSLSLSPPLVLFCLDKKTSCLDAFLDGHFGVNILAQDQKAVSVAFARRSGDKWQGITQRRGVTGIPLLEGCVACLECKVVQVVDGGDHKIIVGQVEHLESNDVKLPLLYFRGDYSRIGDAV from the coding sequence ATGCTGCTTGATGATCATAGCTTTCGTAAGACTCTTGGGTGCTTCCCAACCGGTGTGACAGTCATGACCACCTTGGGGAAAGATGGTGCTGCCACAGGCGTCACGATCAGCGCCTTTAGTTCGCTTTCGTTGTCGCCTCCTCTTGTATTATTCTGCTTGGACAAAAAGACATCCTGCCTTGATGCCTTCTTGGATGGTCACTTTGGCGTGAACATTCTCGCACAGGACCAGAAAGCTGTTTCGGTTGCCTTTGCGCGCCGCAGTGGTGACAAGTGGCAGGGTATTACGCAGCGCCGTGGTGTCACGGGCATACCTCTCCTTGAAGGCTGTGTGGCGTGCCTTGAGTGTAAGGTTGTTCAGGTTGTTGATGGTGGAGACCACAAAATTATTGTTGGTCAGGTCGAACACCTTGAAAGCAATGACGTAAAGCTGCCGCTTCTCTATTTCCGTGGTGATTACAGCCGGATAGGAGATGCCGTTTAG
- a CDS encoding D-amino acid dehydrogenase, with translation MAGRSGKRCHRALLCFRHIRSPLFFCPLPFYKAGRRITATGEFPVKVLVLGAGVVGTCTAWWLSQDGHEVHVLDRQPAVARETSFANGGQVSVSHATPWASFHTLRKAVGWLGDKDAPLVMPLLRYDPALWRWILRFLVNCPRQAVEKNTLRTVYLALYSRETLKQMRKSLSLEYSCLSKGILHVFRNQHEYDFQCRSAEIMISAGLPQRILNRNELTDIEPALTTKAHELVGGIYSPDDESGDARAFTEALAAKAQQNGVTFHTGIQINHLLYDGTAIGGVSTNMGIYKADAFVIALGSYSPKLLAPLGLHLPVYPAKGYSITIPLADHAPGAPVVSVTDDENKMVFSRLGNRLRAAGTAQMTGWNTTLDQKRADVIRKHATSLFPDAGNYAASEIWCGLRPKTPDSVPYICKTPYRGLFLNTGHGTLGWTMSAGSGRLMADLVSGRTPDIDPTGYGLEKRVY, from the coding sequence TTGGCTGGAAGAAGCGGGAAACGATGCCACAGAGCGCTCCTCTGTTTCAGACATATCCGATCCCCCCTTTTCTTCTGCCCACTACCTTTCTATAAAGCCGGGAGAAGGATCACGGCTACAGGAGAGTTTCCCGTGAAAGTCCTCGTTCTGGGCGCCGGCGTAGTCGGAACCTGTACAGCCTGGTGGCTTTCACAGGATGGGCACGAAGTTCATGTACTGGACCGACAGCCCGCTGTTGCGCGGGAAACCAGCTTTGCCAACGGCGGGCAGGTTTCAGTCAGCCATGCAACGCCGTGGGCTTCATTCCACACCCTGCGCAAGGCAGTTGGGTGGCTGGGAGACAAGGACGCTCCGCTTGTCATGCCCTTGCTGCGCTATGATCCCGCCTTGTGGCGATGGATCCTGCGGTTTCTCGTCAATTGCCCTAGGCAAGCCGTTGAAAAAAATACACTTAGAACCGTGTACCTTGCCCTTTACAGTCGAGAAACTCTCAAGCAAATGCGCAAAAGCCTTTCGCTTGAATACTCTTGTCTTTCCAAGGGAATATTACATGTTTTTCGTAATCAACATGAATATGATTTCCAGTGCCGCTCTGCGGAAATCATGATATCGGCAGGTTTGCCGCAGCGTATTCTCAATAGAAATGAACTGACAGACATTGAGCCTGCTCTGACCACCAAGGCCCATGAACTGGTCGGCGGAATCTACAGCCCGGATGATGAAAGTGGCGACGCCCGCGCCTTCACAGAAGCCTTGGCTGCCAAGGCGCAACAAAACGGTGTAACCTTCCATACCGGGATTCAGATTAATCACCTTTTGTATGATGGCACAGCCATTGGCGGTGTTTCGACAAACATGGGAATCTACAAGGCCGATGCCTTTGTAATTGCCCTTGGCAGCTATAGTCCAAAGCTGCTGGCCCCCTTGGGACTTCACCTGCCTGTGTACCCGGCCAAGGGTTATTCCATCACGATCCCCTTGGCCGATCATGCCCCGGGTGCGCCAGTTGTCTCCGTAACTGATGATGAAAACAAAATGGTTTTCTCACGCTTGGGGAATCGGTTGCGCGCAGCAGGGACGGCCCAAATGACCGGATGGAATACCACGCTGGACCAGAAACGGGCCGATGTCATTCGTAAACACGCGACGTCCTTGTTTCCAGATGCAGGAAACTACGCAGCCAGCGAGATCTGGTGCGGCCTGCGACCGAAAACACCGGACTCCGTGCCATACATATGCAAAACGCCCTACCGTGGCCTCTTTCTCAATACGGGCCACGGCACGCTGGGCTGGACCATGTCAGCTGGATCAGGACGCCTGATGGCAGATCTTGTATCCGGACGAACACCAGACATTGACCCCACTGGCTATGGGCTGGAAAAGCGTGTGTACTAA
- a CDS encoding NAD(P)H-hydrate dehydratase, translating into MSETEERSVASFPASSSQLEAALLNPMEMRDADRLAVEAGVSSLYLMEAAGFSVAREVVRLCGRKQQIVVLCGPGNNGGDGFVAARMLARRGWPVRVALSCKLDALKGDAAINAQRWKGPVEQLSSRSVDRAAMVVDAMFGAGLDRPLDGDSAAVVAKINKDSIPCLAVDIPSGLNGYDGSLQGPAPVCVATVTFFRPKPGHVLYPGRDYTGRLTVTDIGIPASVLERVSPRTFINDPRLWSLPVPNWRDHKYSRGHVIVFSGVRMSGAARLAAMAARRAGAGLVTVVAPRDTASLCALDPGLIVVPQNDKDGFLTLPQNIRANAVVIGPGLGLVPLLPEMVRDSVSRRLAIVLDADAITIFAGRIDELRAIVRTAVAPIVMTPHEGELRRLFPKMGTLPRLVRARQAARDLGVFMVLKGADTIIAAPDGMAAVTTHAVPWLATAGSGDVLAGTIAANLAGGMDGFSAACAGVWLHAEAGRHLGKGMIAEDISLAFPHILAQLT; encoded by the coding sequence ATGTCTGAAACAGAGGAGCGCTCTGTGGCATCGTTTCCCGCTTCTTCCAGCCAACTGGAAGCGGCCCTGTTGAATCCAATGGAGATGAGAGACGCGGATCGTCTGGCCGTGGAAGCCGGGGTTTCATCTTTATATCTAATGGAAGCGGCTGGTTTTTCGGTTGCCCGCGAGGTTGTTCGCCTGTGTGGTCGGAAACAGCAAATTGTGGTGCTGTGTGGTCCTGGCAATAATGGCGGCGATGGCTTTGTAGCGGCCCGCATGCTGGCGCGGCGTGGTTGGCCTGTCCGTGTGGCTTTGTCCTGTAAGCTCGATGCCCTGAAGGGTGATGCCGCGATTAACGCACAGCGCTGGAAAGGCCCAGTTGAGCAACTGTCCTCGCGTAGTGTGGACAGGGCTGCCATGGTTGTGGATGCCATGTTCGGGGCAGGGCTGGATCGTCCTTTAGATGGGGATTCTGCGGCTGTTGTCGCCAAAATCAACAAGGATTCGATTCCCTGCCTAGCGGTAGATATTCCGTCCGGTCTCAATGGGTATGATGGCTCTCTTCAGGGTCCCGCGCCTGTTTGCGTGGCAACCGTTACATTCTTCCGCCCCAAGCCGGGGCATGTGCTGTACCCGGGAAGGGATTACACTGGTCGCTTGACGGTCACTGATATTGGTATACCAGCCTCGGTACTGGAGCGTGTTTCGCCCCGAACCTTTATCAATGATCCTCGTCTGTGGTCTTTGCCTGTCCCAAACTGGAGGGATCACAAATACTCCCGTGGTCATGTGATTGTCTTTTCCGGTGTGCGCATGAGTGGAGCCGCCCGATTAGCTGCCATGGCTGCCCGTCGGGCAGGGGCGGGTCTTGTCACAGTTGTGGCCCCACGGGATACTGCTTCCCTGTGTGCCCTTGATCCAGGGCTTATCGTTGTTCCTCAGAATGATAAAGATGGATTTCTGACCTTGCCACAGAATATCCGTGCCAATGCGGTTGTTATTGGGCCCGGACTTGGTCTTGTTCCGTTGTTGCCGGAGATGGTCAGGGACAGTGTATCCCGGCGACTGGCCATTGTGCTCGATGCGGATGCCATCACTATTTTCGCGGGACGAATCGATGAGCTGCGCGCAATCGTGCGTACGGCTGTTGCGCCCATTGTCATGACGCCACATGAAGGCGAACTCAGGCGTTTATTTCCAAAAATGGGGACTTTACCCCGTCTGGTGAGAGCACGTCAGGCTGCCAGGGATTTGGGAGTCTTCATGGTGCTGAAGGGAGCTGACACCATTATTGCAGCCCCGGACGGAATGGCTGCGGTCACAACGCATGCGGTTCCATGGTTGGCGACGGCTGGAAGTGGCGATGTTCTTGCCGGTACCATCGCAGCTAACCTTGCTGGCGGTATGGACGGATTTTCTGCTGCATGTGCCGGGGTATGGCTGCATGCCGAGGCGGGGCGTCATCTGGGAAAGGGAATGATAGCAGAGGATATTTCTTTGGCCTTTCCGCATATTCTTGCACAATTGACGTGA